One Silene latifolia isolate original U9 population chromosome 4, ASM4854445v1, whole genome shotgun sequence DNA segment encodes these proteins:
- the LOC141651680 gene encoding uncharacterized protein LOC141651680: MLGTKKLSYAGRLILVKAVFKSLHTYWASIFILPKGVIAKIEAICRNFLWCGSSEYFKTPTVAWDKICTGKRQGGLGLKNEIIWNKAAIGKLLWWIHAHPNKLWVQWIHSIYMRGTTWDSYQCPNAASWTWKKVWNKWTVPKHSIIAWMYHHRGLNTKDKLFRLNIASDNLCCICGNEEETLQHLFFKCQYSKAVMALICVWIGYSLPETRDQDWRGNARLSRLKVGIINSILNAVTYHIWRQRNGSRHEMQIQAPAGCLKLIQFEVRTIIQQQSKGTMPRRDRNWLEKLM; this comes from the exons ATGTTGGGAACCAAAAAGCTATCATATGCAGGGAGGTTAATCCTGGTCAAAGCTGTGTTCAAGTCCTTACACACCTATTGGGCTTCTATTTTCATCTTGCCAAAAGGTGTCATTGCTAAGATTGAAGCCATATGTAGGAACTTCCTGTGGTGTGGAAGCTCTGAATACTTTAAGACACCTACAGTGGCATGGGATAAAATTTGTACTGGGAAAAGACAGGGAGGTCTGGGACTTAAGAATGAAATCATATGGAATAAAGCTGCAATTGGTAAGTTACTTTGGTGGATCCATGCTCACCCTAATAAACTTTGGGTTCAATGGATCCATAGCATATACATGAGAGGGACTACCTGGGATAGTTATCAGTGTCCTAATGCAGCAAGTTGGACGTGGAAGAAG GTTTGGAATAAGTGGACTGTCCCTAAACATTCTATTATAGCCTGGATGTACCATCATCGGGGGCTTAACACTAAGGACAAGCTTTTTAGACTCAACATTGCTAGTGATAATCTCTGTTGCATCTGTGGGAATGAGGAAGAAACCTTGCAGCATCTGTTTTTTAAATGCCAGTACAGTAAGGCAGTGATGGCCTTGATCTGTGTTTGGATTGGTTACTCTTTGCCTGAAACTAGAGACCAGGATTGGAGGGGGAATGCTAGATTGTCCAGACTGAAAGTTGGAATTATTAATAGCATTCTGAATGCTGTTACTTATCACATTTGGAGGCAACGAAATGGCAGCAGACATGAGATGCAAATCCAAGCTCCAGCAGGTTGTCTGAAACTGATTCAGTTTGAAGTTCGAACTATAATTCAACAGCAAAGTAAGGGCACAATGCCAAGGAGAGATCGTAATTGGCTTGAGAAACTTATGTAA